CCCCCGCTCCTGCTCGGCCGCCGACAGCGCCATGTAGCCGCAGTAGAGGAAGAACAGGACGAGCATGCTGGTCAGGCGTCCGTCCCACTCCCACCAGGTGCCCCAGGTCGGGCGGCCCCAGATCGACCCGGTGGCAAGGCAGATGAGCGCGAAGAGCGCGCCGGCGGGGGCGATGGCGCGGGCGGCGACCCCGGCGAGCGGATGGCGCCAGATAATCTGCATGGCGCTGGCGACCGCGATTCCGGTCCATCCGCCCATGCCGAGCCAGGCGGCGGGCACATGGATGTGCAGGATTCGCGCGGTCTGCCCCTGCAGATAGTCGGGCGGGATGATCGCCAGCGCACCGACGATCCCGATCGCGCTCAGCACCAGTCCGATGCCGAGCAGCCAGCTGGTGGCCGGTCGGGCGATCTTGAGGAAGCGGGCGGGATTGGCGAAGCGGTGCATGGGAACTGCGCACCATCTTAGAGCAAAGTTGGGGCTTGGAAATAGGCGGTTGGACGGGGTCGCCCGAGAAGCCGCACAGACCCTTCGACTTCGCTCAGGGCAAACGAACCAGATGCTCGCGGCTCGTCCGTGCTGAGCGAAGTCGAAGCAGGCTACCAGCGGAGCGTCAGCCCCGCCCGATCAGCTTCTGCGCCATGGCATCGGCAACCGTGCCGGCGTCGCGGCCGCTGGCCTGGCTCTCGGCCCAGATCGCCTCGAGGCGCGCGGGGATGCCCTCGATGCGGCCCTTGACCACCTCGGGCCCGCCGTCCTGCAGATATTCGGTCGAGACGTTGATGATCCCGCCCGCGTTGATGACATAGTCGGGCGCGTAGAGGATCCCGCGCTCCATCAGCTGGCGGCCGTGTTCGGGCCGGGCGAGCTGGTTGTTCGCGCCGCCCGCGACGATCGGCGCGCGAAGCGCGGCGATGCTGGCATCATCGAGGATGGCGCCAAGCGCATTGGGGCTGACGACGTCGGCTTCGAGCGCGAGGATGGTCGCCGGGTCACCGATCGCGCCGCCGACCTCGTTCGCGAGCGCGGCGACCTTGGCCGCATCGACGTCGGCGATGGTCAGGTGGGCGCCCTCGGCGGCGGCGCGGCGGGCGACGCCGCTCGCGACGCTGCCCGCGCCCTGCATGGCGATGTGGAGGCCCGACAGGTCATCACGGCCAAGCGCGCGCTTCACCGCGGCCTTGATGCCGAGAAAGACGCCATAGCTGGTATGGGGCCCGGGATCGCCGCCGACGCTGCCCTCGGCCACGGGCAGACCCGCGACGTGGCGGGTCTCGCGGCGCACGGCCTGCATGTCGGCGACTCCGATGCCGACGTCTTCGGCGGTCACGTAGTGGCCACCGAGCCGGTCGACCGCGCGGCCGAAGGCGGCGAGCATCGCCGGGGTCTTGGTGCGGTTCTCGTCAGCGAGGATCACGGCCTTGCCGCCGCCGAGCGGAAGACCGGCCATGGCATTCTTGTAGCTCATGCCCCGCGACAGCCGGAGCGCGTCGGTCAGCGCCTGCTCGTTCTCGGCATAATGCCAGAATCGGCTTCCGCCCGCCGCCGGCCCGAGATGGGTCGAATGCATGGCGATGATCGCCTTCAGCCCGCTGACAGGGTCGGTGACGAAATGCACGGCCTCGTGCCCGTCGAAATCGGGCAGGCTCCAGATGTCGGTCATGAAGGGGTGATCCGAATCGCTGTGGAGAAGAAAAAATGGGGCGATCGACGGGACTTGAACCCGCGACCCTCGGTACCACAAACCGATGCTCTAACCAACTGAGCTACGATCGCCACGACCGCGAACCCAAGACCTCATCGACGGCTTGGCACGGCGCCGCCGCCCCTTAAGGGTGCACGGCCCACGATGCAAGCAAGAGCGAGCGCCCGATGACCAACTCCGCCCCGAACGCGACGCTGCGCAAGTTTGGCTATCCCGCTTCTTGCCTCCACGAGGGCGAGCATTGGGCGGTGCTGGTCCGTCCCGCTCAACCGACCCTGGGCAGCCTCATCCTCTGCTCGACCAGCGACGCGACCGCCTACGGCGACCTTCCTTCCGGTGCCTTCGCCGAGCAGGGCCGGCTGGTCGCGCGGATCGAGCGGGTCCTTGGAAAGGCCACGTCCTATGAGCGGATCAACTATCTCATGCTGATGATGGTCGATCCCCACGTCCATTTCCATGTCATCCCACGCTATCCGCAGCCGCGGGAGTTCGAGGGGATCGCCTTTCCCGACTCGGGCTGGCCCGGGCCGCCGGCGCTGGGTCAGTCGCAAATTGCCACCGAAGCGCTGGTCACCTATCTCGCCAGCCTGTGGCAGCAATTTTCCGAGTAAACCGCCAAGTCTAACTTACATCAATTTTCTTGCAGTCGGCGTTAACCGGGCAGATAATCGCCTATGGGAGAGGTGAAAGGAACGGGGAATGAGCAGGCGCTCGCGTAGTGGTCTCGGAAGCGAAGTCTCGGTCGGCGAGGCGCTGATCAGCCGAGGACTCCAGCCCGATCTCGCCGAAGTCCTCGGCAGGATCCCTCACCGCGTTGTCGAGGTCGATTCGCGCCGCCCGTTCCGTGAGCCGGGGGTCGAGCGCAACGAGGTCTTCTTCGTCGCCCAGGGCATCATCTCCAAATATCGCACCGATGGCGCGGGACGCCGGCAGATCATCGCGTTGCGCTTCGCCGGCGACGGCATTCTCCCGCGCGACAGCGCGGCGGACTACGGCATCCAGGCGATCGTCCGGAGCAAGGTCGCGGTCGGGCAGCGCGCCGATTTCGAAGCGCTGATCGATACGCATCCCGAGCTCGCCCGCTTCTTCTGGAAGCTGACCCAGCGGCATGCCGCGATCGGCTACGAATGGCTGCTCAATTGCGGCCGCCGCGACAGCGTGGCGCGAGTCGCGCATCTCCTGTGCGAGACCGCCGAGCGCAGCGGGATCGACGCGGTGTCGCAGCGGATGATCAACCCGTTCACGCAGCAGCAGATCGCCGACATCACCGGCCAGACCAGCGTCAACGTGAACCGGGTGCTCGCCGACCTCGAGCGGCAGAGCCTCATCCGCCGCGAAGGGCGCGAGATCATCTTCCAGGACTGGAACGAGCTGCGACGGGTGGCGAGCTTCAGCCCGAACTACCTGCAGTAAAGGGAACAAGGCGTGGTGGGCGCGGCAGGGATTGAACCTGCGACCCCACCCGTGTGAAGGGTGTGCTCTACCACTGAGCTACGCGCCCACGCCTTGTGAGGGGGGCGGTTAGCGAACCGCTTCCCCCAAGTCCAGTGTTACTGAACCGCTTCCTTGAGGAGCTTGCCCGCGCGGAACTTGGGCTGCGCAGTGCTGTCGATCTGGATCGGTTCGCCGGTCCGCGGATTGCGGCCGACCGAGGCCTTGCGGCGGGTTACCACGAAATTGCCGAAGCCGACGAGGCGGACTTCGTCGCCGCGGCGGAGCGCGTCGGTAATCACTTCGAGCATCGTCTCGACGGCGCGCGAGGCGTCATTGCGGTTGAGGCCGGCGCGATCGGCCACACGCCCGATCAGGTCCTGCTTGTTCATCGGTACACTTTACTCCGTTGTTTCCTGCTTCCCCGCAGAAAACATGATCAATGTTAATGTCGCTGATGCCGGAACGAGCCGGAAAAGGCTAGTGGCGAAGCGGTGAGGCGACCTCGGCCGGCGGCGCGGGCTCGGCCGCATGCTCGTCGCTGTCGCTCCACTCGATCGGCTCGAGCTTGGCGGCGAGCGCCTCGACCAGCACCTGGTCGACGTGCGCGACCGGAACGATCCGCAGACCTTCCTTGATGTTGGCGGGAAGCTCGACGAGATCCTTCTCATTCTCCTGCGGGATGAGCACGGTGGTGATCCCGCCGCGCAGCGCCGCGAGCAGCTTTTCCTTCAGGCCGCCGATCGGGAGTACCCTGCCCCGCAGCGTGACTTCGCCAGTCATCGCGACATCGCGGCGGACCGGAACCCCGGTCAGCGTCGAGATGAGCGCGGTGACCATGCCGATACCGGCCGAGGGTCCGTCCTTGGGCACCGCACCCTCGGGCAGGTGGACGTGAACATCCTTCTTCGCGAAGATGCTCGGCTTGACGCCATAGGCCGGGGCGCGCGCCTTGACGAAGCTCCAGGCGGCCTGGACGCTCTCGCTCATCACCTCGCCGACCTTGCCGGTGGTCTTGATCTGCCCCTTACCGGGAACGGTCACGGCCTCGATCGTCAGCAGTTCGCCGCCGACCTCGGTCCAGGCGAGGCCTGTCACCGCGCCGATCTGATCCTCTTCCTCGCTGACGCCGTAGCGATAGCGGCGCACCCCGAGGAAATCCTGGAGATTGTCCTCGGTGACGGTGACCGTGGTGGCCTTGCCCTCGAGGATCTGGCGGAGCGCCTTGCGGGCGACCTTGGCGAGCTCGCGCTCGAGCGTGCGGACGCCGGCCTCGCGGGTGTAGTAGCGCAGCACGGCGCGAAGGCCGCTGTCCTCGATGGTCAGCTCGCCGTCCTTGAGGCCATGCGCTTCCAGCTGCTTGGGCACGAGGTGGCGGTTGGCGATCTCGACCTTCTCGTCCTCGGTATAGCCCTCGAGGCGGATGATCTCCATCCGGTCGAGCAAGGGCTGGGGCATGTCGAGGCTGTTCGCCGTCGTCACGAACATGACGTCGGACAGGTCGTAGTCGAGCTCCAGATAATGGTCCTGGAACTTGTTGTTCTGCTCGGGATCGAGGACTTCGAGCAGCGCCGATGCGGGATCGCCGCGGAAGTCCTGGCCGAGCTTGTCGATCTCGTCGAGCAGGAACAGCGGATTGCTGGTCCCCGCCTTCTTGAGGTTGGAGACGATCTTGCCCGGCAAGCTGCCGATATAGGTCCGGCGGTGGCCGCGGATCTCGGCCTCGTCACGCACGCCGCCGAGGCTCTGGCGGACGAACTCGCGCCCGCAGGCCTTGGCGATCGAACGGCCGAGCGAGGTCTTGCCGACGCCGGGCGGACCGACGAGGCAGAGGATCGGGCCCTTCAACTTGTTGGTGCGGGCCTGGACCGCGAGATATTCGACGATCCGGTCCTTGACCTTCTCAAGCCCGTAATGGTCGTCGTCGAGCACCTTCTCGGCGGTGACGATGTCCTTGTTGAGCTTCGACTTCTTGCCCCACGGCAGGCCGAGGAGCACGTCGAGATAGTTGCGCGCGACGGTCGCCTCGGCGCTCATCGGCGCCATGGCTTTCAGCTTTTTGAGCTCGGCAGTCGCCTTGATCCGCGCTTCCTTGCTGAGGCGGGTCTTGCGGATCTTGAGCGCGAGTTCGGCGAGTTCGTCGCCGCCATCCTCGCTCTCGTTGCCGAGCTCGCGCTGGATCGCCTTCAGCTGCTCGTTCAGATAATATTCGCGCTGCGTCTTCTCCATCTGCCGCTTCACGCGGCTGCGGATCTTCTTCTCGACCTGAAGGACCCCGAGCTCGCCTTCCATGAAGGCGAAGACCATCTCGAGCCGGCGCGCGGGATTGAGTTCGCCCAAGAGCGCCTGCTTGTCGGCGACCTTGACCGAGAGGTTCGAGGCGACCGCGTCGGCGAGCACCGAGGGTTCCTCGATCTCGGCGAGCTGGACCCCGGTCTCGGCCGGGAGGCGCTTGTTCAATTTGGCATAGTTCTCGAACTGGTCGAGCACCGAGCGCATCAGCGCCTGGGCCTCGGTCGCGTCCGAGCCTTCCTCTTCGACTTCCTCGACCTCGGCGGTGAGGTGGCCTTCCTCGCGGTGGAGGGCGACGAGGCGCGCGCGCTTCACCCCTTCGACCAGCACGCGGACGGTGCCATCGGGAAGCTTCAGCAGCTGCATCGCGGTGGCGACGACGCCGAGATCGTAGAGCGCGTCGCGATCGGGATCGTCCTCGCTCGGATCGAGCTGCGCGACGAGGAAGATCTGCTTGTCCTGGTTCATCGCCGCTTCCAGCGCCGCGACCGACTTCTCGCGCCCGACGAACAGGGGAACGATCCGCTTGGGGAAGACGACGATGTCGCGCAGCGGCAGGATGGGCAGGGTCAAGGTCAAGTTCGTGAAGGCTCCAAGGGGCCGGGCGTCCGGCCGGTGTCAGGAAAGCATATGGGCCGCCCTCACGCGCTAATCAATCGACTGGGCGTAGGCGCGGAACCGCGTCGCCTCGATGGTGTTGGCTGGACGACACAGGAGACCCGATCATGGACGCCAAGGAAAAGATCAGCACCGGTCCCAACGAGTCGCCGCGTAACGAGACGATCGCCGGGACTGGCCCGGGCATCCCCGACGATGCCGCCCTCCCCGGCCGTTCCTTTCCCGAAGCCCCCACCGACGAGGAAGTCGCCCGGATCGCCGAGGCGCTCGGGGTGCCTGTTCCGGAATAGGCTCAGCCGTTCCCGGTCACGAGCATCAGCGCGGGGCCGAGGTTCTGGAGACCGTGCACCAGCATCGGCAGGAGGAAGGCCAGTGCGAGATTGCGCTGCTTCCACACCATGAACACGGTCGAGAAGATCAGGAACGGCCACCAGATCACCAGCCCCCAGGCGGGCGCCTGGAGCGAGTGGGCGATTCCCCAGCCGAGCGAGCTCAGCAGGATCGCGGGCAGGAAGCCGAACAGCTTGTCGAGGATCAGCAGCACGCAGCCCATGATCAGCGTCTCGACCACCGGCGCGAAGACCACGAGCATGAACAGGAGCAGCCCCGGCCCCACTGGCGGGAAGGTCGGGCCGCCCGCCTCGACGAGGTGGCTGGCGAGCGCGGACAGGCCGAGCGACGGGATCAGCGCCAGCAGCCAGGCGACGAGGACGTAGGTCAGCGGCCGTTCGGGGCGGAACAGCCGTTCGGGCAGGAAGCGAAGCAGGTCGGGCCGCCGGCTGACGACGGGAGCGCTTTCCATGGCCTAGCGGGTCGGCTTGGGGCCACGCGGACCGCGCCCCGCCCCGCCCGGTCGATCGCCGCGGGGGCCGCGCGACGGACCGTCACCACGGGGACCACGCGACGGACCGTCGCCGCGCGGACCGCGGGGCGCCGGGCGCGGCGCGCGATCGACCCCGCGCGGCACGACCTGGCCCTGGCGCGGGGCGCTGCGAACCGGCGCGGCATCGCGCGGCGCGACCGAATAGCCTTCCTTGAGGAGGCCGGCGAAGGCGGCGCGGGTCGAGGCGGCGATCGCGTCCTGCAATTCCTTGGGCAGGTCGGCCATGGTCACGTTGCCGTGGATCGCCTGGACCTGGCGCAGGAGATTGTTCGGCAGGTTGCCGCTCGCCGCCTTCAGCGCCGCGATCGCATCGAGCACGGCGGAGAAAATGAGGCTCTGCATGACGTCCTGGGCAGCGCGGGGCATGGGAACGGGAACTCCTGGGCGGTAGACGAAGGTGGAGAGGCCCCCTAAGTCCGCGGCGATGCTTCGGCAATTCCACAAGATGCATGGGCTCGGCAACGACTTCGTGATCCTCGACGCGCGCGACGCGCCGCTGGCGATGGACGCGGGCCTCGCCGCGCGCCTCGCCGACCGCAAGCGCGGGATCGGCTGCGACCAGTTGATCCTCCTCGAGCCGAGCGACAGCGCCGACCTCAGGATGCGGATCTTCAACGCCGACGGGAGCGAGGTCGAAAGCTGCGGCAACGCCACGCGCTGCGTCGTCAAGCTCACGGGCGCGCGGGACATCGAGACCGCGGGCGGCACCATCCACGGCGACGTCACGGGTGCCGAGGTCGAGGTCAGCCTCGTCGAACCGCGCTTCGACTGGGACCAGATCCCCCTCGCCTATCCGATGGCGACCGATCCGGTGCCGATGGGGTGGGAAAATCTCGAGCGGCCCCATGCCGTCAACGTCGGCAATCCGCATCTCGTCTTCTTCGTGGACGATCTCGACGACATCGACATCGAGGGTCTCGGACCCGGAATCGAGACCGACCCGACCTTTCCCGAGCGGATCAACGTCAATGTCGCGCAAGTGACCGGCGAGGCCATCCGCTTGAAGACGTTCGAGCGCGGCGCGGGCCTGACCCTCGCCTGTGGCACCGGCGCCTGCGCGACCGCGGTCGCCGCGATCCGCGCGAAGCTCGTCTCCTCCCCCGTCACGGTGACCATGCCGGGCGGATCCCTTGTCATCGCGTGGGCGCCGGGCGAAGCCGTCACCATGCGCGGCGACGCGACCCATGTCTTCGAAGGCACGATCGAACTCTGATATGAGCTGGCTCGACAAACTCACCGGCGGCTTCCGCAAGACCGCCGACCGCCTCGGCGACAATATCGGCGGACTCGGCACCGGCCCCAAGGCGGCGCTCGACACCGCGACCCTCGACGACATCGAGGAAGCGCTGATCGCGTCCGACATCGGGCCCGAGGCGAGCAAGCGGATCCGAAATGCCATCGCCGCGAGGCGGTTCGAGCAACTTGACGAGCGCGGGCTGCGTACGATCCTGGCCGAGGAGATGGAGGCCATCCTCGCCCCTGTCGCCAAGCCGCTCGACATCTGGGGCTTCCCCCGCCCGCACGTCATCCTCGTCATCGGGGTCAACGGCTCGGGCAAGACCACGACCATCGGCAAATTGGGCGCCTGGCTCAAGGAGCAGGATTATGGCGTGATGCTGGCCGCCGGCGACACCTTCCGCGCCGCGGCGATCGAGCAGCTCCGCATCTGGGGCGAACGCATCGACGCGCCCGTGATCAGCGGCAAGGAAGGCGGCGACGCGGCGGGGATCGTTTACGACGGGGTCAAGCAGGCGACCGCGACCGGCATCGACTGCCTGATCGTCGACACCGCGGGGCGGCTCCAGAATAAGACCCACCTGATGGAAGAGCTGGCCAAGGTCCGCCGCGTCCTCGGCCGCCTCAACACCGAGGCGCCGCACGACGTCATCCTCGTCCTCGATGCGACCACCGGGCAGAATGCGCTGAGCCAGATCGAGGTGTTCCGCGACCTCGCGGGCGTCACCGGCCTCGTCATGACCAAGTTGGACGGCACCGCTCGCGGCGGCGTGCTGGTCGCGGCCGCCGAGAAGTTCAAGCTGCCGATCCACGCGATCGGCGTCGGCGAAGGCGTGAACGACCTGCGCCCCTTCGACCCGCGCGCGGTTGCCCGCGCCATCGCGGGGCTGCCGGCATGAGCGCCGCCTCGAAAGAACCTGCCGGCGGCGCCAAGCTGCTGATCGACCTCGGGCCGCTGATCGTCTTCTTCGCGGTCAATTTCCTCGCGCCGGTGCCGGGAATCGCCAAGATCTTCATCGCCACCGGCGCCTTCATGGTCGCGATGGTCGCGGCGATGATCTATTCGGCGGTCCGCTTCCGGAGCGTCTCGCCGCTGCTGTGGTTCAGCGGGATCATGGTGGTGGTGCTCGGCGGGCTGACGCTGTGGCTGCACGACGAGACTTTCATCAAATTGAAGCCCACCATCTATTACTGGTTCGTCGCGGCGCTGCTCGGCTTCGGGCTGTGGAAGGACAAGCCGCTGCTCAAAAGCGTGCTCGGCTCGGCCTATCCGGGCCTCAGCGAGGAAGGGTGGCGCAAGCTTACGCGCAACTGGGCCTTGTTCTTCCTCTTCATGGGCGTCCTGAACGAGCTCGTCTGGCGCAACAGCAGCACCGACTTCTGGGTCGGCTTCAAGCTGTGGGGCGCGATCCCCCTCACCTTCCTGTTCGCCGCCGCCAACCTGCCGATGCTGCTGAAACACGGCCTCAACGCCGAGGACAAGGCGCAGCCGGCCGAACCGGGACCGATCGAATGAGCGATGTTGCCCTCTCCATCCGGGGCCTGCGCAAGGCCTATGCCAGCGGCACCGAGGCGCTGAAGGCGGTCGACCTCGACATCGCCCACGGCGAGATCTTCGCGCTGCTGGGTCCCAATGGCGCGGGCAAGACGACGCTCATCTCGATCGTCTGCGGCCTGGTGACGGCGACGGGCGGCGAGGTGCTGGTCAACGGCTGCCACTGGCGCGACCAGTTCAAGGCGGCGCGGCGGCAGATCGGGCTGGTCCCGCAGGAAATGAACATCGACGTGTTCGAGCCCGTCTGGAACACGGTCGCTTTCAGCCGCGAACTGTTCGGGCTGAAGCGCGACGACGCCTATCTCGAGGGCGTGCTCAAGGACCTCACCTTGTGGGACAAACGCAAGGCGATCCTCAAGGAATTGTCGGGGGGCATGAAGCGCCGCGTGATGATCGCCAAGGCGCTCGCGCACGAGCCGAAGATCCTGTTCCTCGACGAGCCCACCGCCGGCGTCGACGTCGAGCTGCGCAAGGAAATGTGGGCGATGGTCCGCAAGCTCAAGGAGCGCGGCACGACCATCATCCTGACGACGCACTACATCGAGGAGGCCGAGGAGATGGCCGACCGCGTGGGCGTCATCAACAAGGGCGAGCTGATCCTCGTCGAGGAAAAGGCCGAGCTGATGAAGAAGCTCGGCCGCAAGACGCTCCACCTCCAGCTGGCCGAGCCGCTCGGCGGGGTGCCGGCGGCGCTTGGCGCCTGGGCGCCGAAGCTGTCGGACGACGGGCTCACCCTGACCTACGATTTCGACCGCCATGCCGATAAGACCGGCATCCCCTCGCTGCTCGCGGCGATGCGGGACGCCGGCATCGGGTTCAAGGACCTCGATACCAAGCAGTCGAGCCTCGAGGACATCTTCGTCGGCCTCATCCGGAACGGGAACGCAGGAGCGCAGGCATGAACATCCGCGGCATCCTCGCCATCTACAAGTTCGAGATGCACCGCTTCCGGCGGACGCTCTGGACCGGTCTTGCCGTGCCGGTGATCACCACCAGCCTCTACTTCGTTGTCTTCGGCTCGGCGATCGGAAGCCGGATGAGCGAGGTCGGGGGCGTCCCCTATGGCGCGTTCATCGTCCCTGGGCTGATGATGCTGTCGCTGTTCACCGAGAGCATCTTCAACGCCAGCTTCGGAATTCACATGCCGCGCTTCACCGGCACCATCTACGAGATTCTCTCGGCGCCGCTATCGGCGGTGGAGACGGTGATCGGCTATGTCGGCGCGGCCGCGAGCAAGGCGACGATCGTCAGCCTCGTCATCTTCGCCACCGCGCACCTGTTCGTGCCGCTGAAGGTGATGCACCCGTTCCTGGCGCTCGCCTTCCTGCTGCTGGTGGCGGTGACCTTCTGCCTGTTCGGCTTCATCATCGGGGTCTGGGCCAAGGGCTTCGAGCAATTGCAGGTGATCCCGCTGCTCGTCGTCACGCCGCTGACCTTCCTCGGCGGGAGCTTCTACTCGATCACCATGCTGCCCGAGCCGTGGCGGACGATCACCCTGTTCAATCCGGTGGTCTATCTGATCAACGGCTTCCGCTGGACCTTCTTCGGCACTGCCGACGTCAGCTTCGGGGTGGCGCTGGCGGCGACGCTGGCGTTCGCGGCGGCGTGCCTCGCGGGCATCTGGTGGATCTTCCGGACGGGTTATCGCCTGAAGGCCTAGCGCCA
This genomic window from Sphingomonas rosea contains:
- a CDS encoding CPBP family intramembrane glutamic endopeptidase gives rise to the protein MESAPVVSRRPDLLRFLPERLFRPERPLTYVLVAWLLALIPSLGLSALASHLVEAGGPTFPPVGPGLLLFMLVVFAPVVETLIMGCVLLILDKLFGFLPAILLSSLGWGIAHSLQAPAWGLVIWWPFLIFSTVFMVWKQRNLALAFLLPMLVHGLQNLGPALMLVTGNG
- the ccmC gene encoding heme ABC transporter permease CcmC — its product is MHRFANPARFLKIARPATSWLLGIGLVLSAIGIVGALAIIPPDYLQGQTARILHIHVPAAWLGMGGWTGIAVASAMQIIWRHPLAGVAARAIAPAGALFALICLATGSIWGRPTWGTWWEWDGRLTSMLVLFFLYCGYMALSAAEQERGPDGRAAPIFGLVGAINLPIIHYSVLWWNTLHQGESITLTRSSIAPALLWPLPFTLLGFSALFGAVVLLRMRTELAANKVEARLRRASAE
- the dapF gene encoding diaminopimelate epimerase produces the protein MLRQFHKMHGLGNDFVILDARDAPLAMDAGLAARLADRKRGIGCDQLILLEPSDSADLRMRIFNADGSEVESCGNATRCVVKLTGARDIETAGGTIHGDVTGAEVEVSLVEPRFDWDQIPLAYPMATDPVPMGWENLERPHAVNVGNPHLVFFVDDLDDIDIEGLGPGIETDPTFPERINVNVAQVTGEAIRLKTFERGAGLTLACGTGACATAVAAIRAKLVSSPVTVTMPGGSLVIAWAPGEAVTMRGDATHVFEGTIEL
- the lon gene encoding endopeptidase La; this translates as MTLTLPILPLRDIVVFPKRIVPLFVGREKSVAALEAAMNQDKQIFLVAQLDPSEDDPDRDALYDLGVVATAMQLLKLPDGTVRVLVEGVKRARLVALHREEGHLTAEVEEVEEEGSDATEAQALMRSVLDQFENYAKLNKRLPAETGVQLAEIEEPSVLADAVASNLSVKVADKQALLGELNPARRLEMVFAFMEGELGVLQVEKKIRSRVKRQMEKTQREYYLNEQLKAIQRELGNESEDGGDELAELALKIRKTRLSKEARIKATAELKKLKAMAPMSAEATVARNYLDVLLGLPWGKKSKLNKDIVTAEKVLDDDHYGLEKVKDRIVEYLAVQARTNKLKGPILCLVGPPGVGKTSLGRSIAKACGREFVRQSLGGVRDEAEIRGHRRTYIGSLPGKIVSNLKKAGTSNPLFLLDEIDKLGQDFRGDPASALLEVLDPEQNNKFQDHYLELDYDLSDVMFVTTANSLDMPQPLLDRMEIIRLEGYTEDEKVEIANRHLVPKQLEAHGLKDGELTIEDSGLRAVLRYYTREAGVRTLERELAKVARKALRQILEGKATTVTVTEDNLQDFLGVRRYRYGVSEEEDQIGAVTGLAWTEVGGELLTIEAVTVPGKGQIKTTGKVGEVMSESVQAAWSFVKARAPAYGVKPSIFAKKDVHVHLPEGAVPKDGPSAGIGMVTALISTLTGVPVRRDVAMTGEVTLRGRVLPIGGLKEKLLAALRGGITTVLIPQENEKDLVELPANIKEGLRIVPVAHVDQVLVEALAAKLEPIEWSDSDEHAAEPAPPAEVASPLRH
- the ftsY gene encoding signal recognition particle-docking protein FtsY, producing the protein MSWLDKLTGGFRKTADRLGDNIGGLGTGPKAALDTATLDDIEEALIASDIGPEASKRIRNAIAARRFEQLDERGLRTILAEEMEAILAPVAKPLDIWGFPRPHVILVIGVNGSGKTTTIGKLGAWLKEQDYGVMLAAGDTFRAAAIEQLRIWGERIDAPVISGKEGGDAAGIVYDGVKQATATGIDCLIVDTAGRLQNKTHLMEELAKVRRVLGRLNTEAPHDVILVLDATTGQNALSQIEVFRDLAGVTGLVMTKLDGTARGGVLVAAAEKFKLPIHAIGVGEGVNDLRPFDPRAVARAIAGLPA
- a CDS encoding Glu/Leu/Phe/Val family dehydrogenase, with product MTDIWSLPDFDGHEAVHFVTDPVSGLKAIIAMHSTHLGPAAGGSRFWHYAENEQALTDALRLSRGMSYKNAMAGLPLGGGKAVILADENRTKTPAMLAAFGRAVDRLGGHYVTAEDVGIGVADMQAVRRETRHVAGLPVAEGSVGGDPGPHTSYGVFLGIKAAVKRALGRDDLSGLHIAMQGAGSVASGVARRAAAEGAHLTIADVDAAKVAALANEVGGAIGDPATILALEADVVSPNALGAILDDASIAALRAPIVAGGANNQLARPEHGRQLMERGILYAPDYVINAGGIINVSTEYLQDGGPEVVKGRIEGIPARLEAIWAESQASGRDAGTVADAMAQKLIGRG
- a CDS encoding ABC transporter permease, yielding MNIRGILAIYKFEMHRFRRTLWTGLAVPVITTSLYFVVFGSAIGSRMSEVGGVPYGAFIVPGLMMLSLFTESIFNASFGIHMPRFTGTIYEILSAPLSAVETVIGYVGAAASKATIVSLVIFATAHLFVPLKVMHPFLALAFLLLVAVTFCLFGFIIGVWAKGFEQLQVIPLLVVTPLTFLGGSFYSITMLPEPWRTITLFNPVVYLINGFRWTFFGTADVSFGVALAATLAFAAACLAGIWWIFRTGYRLKA
- a CDS encoding HIT family protein, which codes for MTNSAPNATLRKFGYPASCLHEGEHWAVLVRPAQPTLGSLILCSTSDATAYGDLPSGAFAEQGRLVARIERVLGKATSYERINYLMLMMVDPHVHFHVIPRYPQPREFEGIAFPDSGWPGPPALGQSQIATEALVTYLASLWQQFSE
- a CDS encoding Crp/Fnr family transcriptional regulator gives rise to the protein MSRRSRSGLGSEVSVGEALISRGLQPDLAEVLGRIPHRVVEVDSRRPFREPGVERNEVFFVAQGIISKYRTDGAGRRQIIALRFAGDGILPRDSAADYGIQAIVRSKVAVGQRADFEALIDTHPELARFFWKLTQRHAAIGYEWLLNCGRRDSVARVAHLLCETAERSGIDAVSQRMINPFTQQQIADITGQTSVNVNRVLADLERQSLIRREGREIIFQDWNELRRVASFSPNYLQ
- a CDS encoding septation protein A, with the protein product MSAASKEPAGGAKLLIDLGPLIVFFAVNFLAPVPGIAKIFIATGAFMVAMVAAMIYSAVRFRSVSPLLWFSGIMVVVLGGLTLWLHDETFIKLKPTIYYWFVAALLGFGLWKDKPLLKSVLGSAYPGLSEEGWRKLTRNWALFFLFMGVLNELVWRNSSTDFWVGFKLWGAIPLTFLFAAANLPMLLKHGLNAEDKAQPAEPGPIE
- a CDS encoding ABC transporter ATP-binding protein, which translates into the protein MSDVALSIRGLRKAYASGTEALKAVDLDIAHGEIFALLGPNGAGKTTLISIVCGLVTATGGEVLVNGCHWRDQFKAARRQIGLVPQEMNIDVFEPVWNTVAFSRELFGLKRDDAYLEGVLKDLTLWDKRKAILKELSGGMKRRVMIAKALAHEPKILFLDEPTAGVDVELRKEMWAMVRKLKERGTTIILTTHYIEEAEEMADRVGVINKGELILVEEKAELMKKLGRKTLHLQLAEPLGGVPAALGAWAPKLSDDGLTLTYDFDRHADKTGIPSLLAAMRDAGIGFKDLDTKQSSLEDIFVGLIRNGNAGAQA
- a CDS encoding HU family DNA-binding protein, translating into MNKQDLIGRVADRAGLNRNDASRAVETMLEVITDALRRGDEVRLVGFGNFVVTRRKASVGRNPRTGEPIQIDSTAQPKFRAGKLLKEAVQ